Below is a window of Paraburkholderia kururiensis DNA.
TGAAGACGTTGCGCAGCGTGCCCACGGCCTGGCTGCGCACGCGGTAGCCGTTGTCGTCGATGCGGACCTGCGGCGCTTCCTTGCCCAGCTCCTTCGCGAGCGACGGCAGCGACTCCACCACGCCCGAGAGCGCCTTGCCGAACGTTTCGGTGCCCAGGAGCCGCAGCGTGTCGCGCACCGACTCGCGCATGGTCAAGAGGCCACGCAGGTCGGCCGTGTCGGTTTCTTCGATCAGGCGCAGGCTTTCCTGAATGCGCGCCTTCTCCACCACGAGGTAATGCTCGGGGTTGCCCGCGCCGCCCGGCCCCTTGCGGCCCAGGCTCTCCTCGTTGATCGCGGCATAGCTTTCGATAGCTTCGCGCACGCGCGCGAGGTCCTGCATCAGCGCTTCCTGGTCCCACTTGTGTTCGCTGCCGTGTTCACTATCGGCGCGGCGCAGTTCTTCGTAGACCTGCTCGGCTTCGTGAACGATGTTGGTCAGATGCTGGAGGCTATACGTGCGCGCGTTGCCCTTGATGGTGTGCATGTTGCGGAACAGCTCGGCAATGGCGGAGCCGTCGGGCCGTTCGTGCTGGCGGATGATGCGCTCGTTCTCGCTGATGAAGCCCGTCGCGCTTTCCACGAAGTGATGGAACTTCTCCTGGCTCACCGAAAGAATCTCGCCGATCATCTCGAGGCGCCGCTGCTGCTCGCCGGCCTGCGCCGCAAGCTGACGCAGTTCGGTCACGTCGCGCACGCAGAGCATGAGGCGCACCACGGTGTCGCTTTCGTCCGTGATGGCGGACCACGAGAGGTCGAGAATCTTTTCGCGACCGTCGGGCATGCGCTTCGTGATCTCGTTCACGAGCAGGTGCTGATTGAATTCGAAGTTGATGCTGTCTTCGCCGAGGCACGCGTGAATCGCGGCATCGACCTGCGAAAGCGCGTCGGAGCCGATGTCCGTGTCGTCGAACACGAGCTTCATGAGCGGCTGGCCCGCAATCTCGCGCGTCTCGAAAATGGTTTCGAGGTACGCCGAATATTCGGCGTGCACCACGGCGCCGTCCACCACCGTGAGAATGCCCTGCTGCATGTTCTGCAGCATCGCCTGGATGTCGGCGGTCTTCTGCTTGAGCTGCGCCGAGCTTTGCTGGATCTTCTCGATCATGCCGTTGAAGGCCACGATGGAACGCCCGATCTCGTCCATGCGCCCCACCGGCACGCGCCGTGTGAAGTCCTGGCTCGATGCGATCTCGCTCATCATCGACTGCATGTGCGACAGCGGCCGCGTGATCTGGCGATAGAGCAACAGGCCGATCACGGTGAGCAGCAGCACCGCGCCGCCCGTCACGCCCGAAATCGCGGTGACGGTGGTGGCCAGCATGCCGTTCAGCGCGGCGATAGCGTCGTCTTTCTGGCGGTTCTTCTCCACGCGCATCGTCTCGACGATGCCTTCCAGTTCGTCGCGATATTGCGCGACGTTCGCGAACAGAAACGCCTGGGCCAGTTCGTTCTTGCCCGCGGCCTTCATCTTCGCGGTTTCGTCGATGGCCTGGAAATAATTGGCAAGGCTTTCGCGCGCCTGCGTGACGAGCCCGCGCTGCGCGTGGCTCGCGGCGGACTTCTCCTGGATGTCGAGCGCCGTGTGCAGCGCCGCTTCCTTCGCCTTCAACTCGGCCTGCGCCTGCGTCACCATGTTGGCGTCGGGCGCGTACACGAGCGTCATGGTGGCGATCTGCACGTCTTTCACTTCGGAAACCAGATCCGCGGAAGCGAGTGCGCTCGGCACCACGCCCTGCGTGACCTGTTTCACATCGACGGCGCTGCGGCGCGTCTGATACACGGCGTAGCCGCCGATCGCCGACAACGCGACGAACATCAGAACGATCAGCAACGTAATGCGGTGGCGTATGGTCATGGCACAACTCCCCGTAACAAGCCGGATGCTGTCTTGTAGTGGCTCGCGCTTTTTCTATGCGGAATCGTCGAGCCCCCGGATTATCGGTGCGCGCGTGTGACTCGGATGTGACGGTCACGGAGCCCGTAGGGGCCGCGCCGAGCAACGGTTTATTGCTTTTCTCAGACATAAAGTTTGGGCCGGCGCGGCCGTTAACTTCTGCGGTTCTCAGCGTCGATCTGTGTGCACGTTTTGTGCTGCGCGCCTGGGCAAACGTTTGCGCGACACCAACGGCGCAAAGCCGCTTATCGCGCCGCAGCCGCCGCAGCCACCACCAGCCGCCCCACCGCAATCACGGCCTGCTCGATCTCGGGCGACCACGCATAGCTGTAGTTGAGACGGATGAAGTGGCCATACCCGCCCTTCGCCGAAAACATGCAGCCCGGCCCCACGGTAATGCCCGCTTCGAGCGCGTCGCGGTACAGCTGCATCGAGTCCACCTTGCGCGGCAACTCCACCCACAGCACGTAACCGCCCTGCGGCTCGGACGTGCGCGTGCCCTCGGGAAAGAAACGCGCCACGGTTGCGCGCATCAGCTTCGCCTGGTGCGCATAGGCCTGACGCAGGCGGCGCAGATGATGGTCGTAGCCGTCGTTCTTCAGATACTCGGCAATGGCCAGTTGCGCGATGGAAGGCGTGGTGAGCGTGTTGAGAAACTTAAGCTTCTCGACCTGATCGCGATAGCGCCCCGGCATCGCCCAGCCCACGCGGTAAGCGGCCGTCAGGCTCTTTGCGAACGACGCGCAGTGCAGCACGATGCCCGCCGTGTCGTACGACTTCAGCGCCGTGGGGTGCACGTCGCCGTAATGCAGTTCCTGGTACACGTCGTTTTCGATCACGGGCACGTCGTGGCGCGTGAGCAGTTCGACGAGCGCACGCTTTTTCTCGTCGGGCATCTGGAAGCCGAGCGGGTTCTGGAAATTCGGCATCACCATGCAGGCCGCGATGCGGCGCTTCGCGAGCAGGTCGGCGAGCGCGTCGATGTCGATGCCTTCGCGCGGATGCGTGGCCACCTCGATGGCGCGCATGCCCATGCGTTCGATGGCGTGCAGCATCGCGTAGAACGTCGGCGACTCCACGGCCACGGTGTCGCCCGGTTTGGCCACCGCTTGCAGGCAGAGGTTGATGGCCTCCGTGGCGCCTACCGTCACCACGATCTCGCGCGCATCCACGGGCACGCCGTTTTCGGCGTAACGCCGCGCGATCTGGCGGATCAGCTCCGGGTGGCCCGGCGGCAACTCGTCGGTCACGCCCCACTGCACCTTGCGGCGCGCGATGTTGTAGGCGTACCGGCTGATCTTCGCGGAGGGAAAGCGCGACGGGTCCGGGTACGGCGAGCCGAGCGGCACGGCCTTGTCCACGCCGATGGAGCGCAGCGTGGCAAGCACGAGGCGGCTCACGTCCACCTGGGCCGACACGGCGGCGGGGCGTGACGCGGTCAAGCCCTCCGCGCCCGCTCGGCCTTCGTTCTTACGCAAAGCCTGCCGCTGCCCGCCCGCCGCGGCCCGCACGAAGTAGCCCGACTGCGGGCGGCTCTCGATCAACCCGCGGCTTTCCAGCTGCAGATACGCGCGAATCACCGTCTTGATGCTCACACGATATTGCTGGCTCGTCTGCCGCACGGACGGAATGCGTTCGCCCGCGCGGAACACGCCGCCGCGAATCTGGGCCTCGACGTCGGCCGTGAGCTTTTCGTAGAGCTTCAATGCGTGCCTCGCTTGGTTGGGCCTGCCTCCAGGACGAGGCACAGCCAGGGAGTACAGTGCGCGCCGCAACGGGCGCGCCTGCCGAACTGTACTCCTTCAATGGCTCGCGATGCGTGCGCCTTGCACCGGCGCCGCCGCCCTTAACCTTCGTTCACTGAAAAAGCGCCCGCGGCATTTCGGCACGCGGCCACACGCCGCCATCGGGCGCGGCTGATCGCGGCTGGTCGCGATCGGTGGCCGCCATAACGCCGCACCCACCCGCACGGCGCAAAGCAACGGAGCACACACATGGCAGAGTCGAAACCCCGCGCACGCATCGCGCCCTACCATCAGCCCGCCGCGGGCTGGGGCGCGCTCAAGCACGTCGCCATCAGCCTCGTGAAAGAAAAGGTGGCGGGCGGCAAGTACCGCACGCTGTTCAGGCAGAACCAGCCCGACGGCTTCGACTGCCCCGGCTGCGCCTGGCCCGACCGCCAGCACACGTCCACCTTCGAGTTCTGCGAGAACGGCGTGAAGGCCGTGGCCGCGGAAGCCACCTCGAAGCGCGTCACGCCCGCGTTCTTCGCCGCGCACACCGTCGAAGCGCTCATGAAAGAGAGCGACTACGAACTCGAACAGCACGGCCGCCTCACCGACCCGATGGTCTACGACGCCCTCACCGACCGCTACGTGCCCATCTCCTGGGACGGCGCGTTCGCGCTGATCGCGCGCCACCTGAACGCGCTGGGCAACCCCAACGAAGCCGCGTTCTACACCTCGGGCCGCGCGAGCAACGAGGCCGCGTTCCTCTATCAGCTCTTCGTGCGCCTGTACGGCACCAACAATTTCCCCGACTGCTCGAACATGTGCCACGAGGCCACGAGCCGCGGGTTGCCCGGCACCGTAGGCATCGGCAAAGGCACGGTCACGCTCGACGACTTCGAGCACGCAGACACGCTCTTGATCTTCGGCCAGAATCCGGCGACCAATCATCCGCGCATGTTGGGCGAGTTGCGCGAATGCGCACGCCGCGGCGCCACCATCGTCTCGATCAATCCGCTGCGCGAGCGCGGCCTGGAACGCTTCGCGAGCCCGCAGCATCCCGTGGAGATGCTCACGCTCGGCAGCACGCCCATCGCGTCCACCTTCATCCAGCCGAAGGTGGGCGGCGACTTCGCGCTCATCAAGGGCGTCGCCAAACGCGTGCTCGAACTGGACGATGCAGCGCGCGACGCCGGCACGCCGCGCGTGCTCGACCTCGACTTCATCGCCGCGCACACCTCGGGCTTCGACGCCTTCGCCCACGACCTGCGCGCCGAAAGCTGGCCGCTCATCGAGGAAGAATCGGGCGTGCCGCGCGAGCAGATCGAAGGGCTCGCGCGCATTTACGCGAACGGCCAGCGCGTGATCGCGACCTGGGGCATGGGCCTCACGCAGCACAAGCGCTCGGTTCAGACCATCCAGATGCTCTCGAACCTCATGATGATGCGCGGCAATATCGGCCGCGAAGGCGCGGGCCTGTGCCCCGTGCGCGGTCATTCGAACGTGCAGGGCAACCGCACGGTGGGCATCGAGGAAAAGCCCACGCAAGCGTTCCTCGATCGCCTGGGCCGCGTGTTCGGCTTCGAGCCGCCGCGCGAGCACGGCTACGACGTGGTGGAAACCATCGAGGCCATGCTCGCGGGCCGCATCAAGGTGTTCGTGGGGCTGGGCGGCAATTTCTCCATCGCGACGCCGGACACGCCGCGCACGTGGGACGCGCTGCGCGCCTGCGACCTCACGGTGCAGATCGCGACCAAGCTGAACCGCAGCCATCTCGTGCACGGCAAGGCCGCGCTGATCCTGCCCACGCTCGGCCGCACCGAAGTGGACCTGCAAAACGGCGTCGCGCAAGGCGTCACGGTGGAAGACTCCATGAGCATGGTCCACATCTCGTACGGCATGAACACGCCGGCGTCGCCGAACCTGATGTCGGAGACGGCCATCGTCGCGCACATGGCGCACGCCACGCTCGGCAGCGCGAAGGTGGACTGGCTTCACTACGCCGCGGACTACGCGCGCATTCGCGACGCCATCGAGCAGTCCATTGCGGGCTTCGAGCGCTACAACGAACGCGTGGCGCAGCCGGGCGGCTTCCATCTGCGTGTGGCTTCGCGCGAGCGCGACTGGCAGACCGCAACGGGCAAGGCCAACTTCGTGCCGCATGCGCTCGACACGGACACGCCCGTGCATCGCGCGAAACGCCTCTACGGCGAACGCGTGATGACGCTCATGACCACGCGCTCGCACGACCAGTACAACACCACCATCTACGCGCTCGACGACCGCTATCGCGGCGTGTTCGGCCAGCGCCGCGTGGTGTTCATCCACGCCGCGGACCTCGCGATGCTGGGCTTCAAGGCGGGAGACTGGGTCGACCTGACGACCGTCTGGGACGACGGCATCGAGCGGCGCGCGGACGGCTTCCTTCTTGTCGAGTACGACATTCCGCGCGGCTGCATCGGCGCCTATTACCCGGAAACGAATCCGCTCGTGCCGCTTTCGAGCGTGGCCGACGTCTGCAACACGCCCACGTCGAAATCCGTTCCGGTGCTGCTGCATCGCTCGGCCGCGCAGGCTGCCGCGGCTTGAGCGGCTTGAGCGGCTTGAGCGTTCAGGTGCATGAAGACATGAGCGCCGCGACAGGAGGGGCCCAGCCATGATCGTTCGTCCGCAGCAGCACTGGCTGCGCATGCTGTTCGTCTGGAACGGCTCGGTGCTTCAGGCCATCATGCCGCAGCTTGCGATCATGCTCGGCGTGAGCGTGCTCGCCGTGGCCACGGGCGGCCGCATACTCGGCGAAAAGATGCTGCTCAGCACCGCGCCGTTCACGCTGTGCGGCGTCGCGCTCACTATCTTTCTGGCGTTTCGCAACAACCGCAGCTACGACCGCTATTGGGAAGCGCGCACGCTGTGGGGCAATCTGCTGATCTCGGCGCGCACGCTCACGTCGCAAATGCTGGCTTATGTGCCAACAGGTTCGCATGAAGGTTCGCAGCAGTTTGACCGCGACGCGTTCGTGCGCTCGCTCATGGCGTTCGCCTATGCGCTCAAGCATCAGTTGCGCGACACCGATCCCTACGACGACCTCGAACCGCTCGTGGGCGCCGCGCGCGCCATCGCCCTGAAGGGGCGCCAGTATCGGCCGGTCGCGATCCTCAACGATCTGCGCACCACGCTCGGCGCGCTGCACAAGCGCGGCGCGCTGGACGGCACGCAGCTCTGGATGCTCGACGCGCAATTGAATGAACTCGAAAAAATCGTGGGCGGCTGCGAGCGGATTGCCTCCACGCCCATTCCGTTTGCGTACGGCGTGCTGCTGCATCGCACGGTCTACGCGTATTGCTTCCTGCTGCCCTTCGGCCTCGTAGAGTCGGTGGGCGTATTTACGCCGCTCATCACGGTGTTCGTCTCGTACACGCTGATCGCGCTCGAAGCCATTGCAGGCGACATCGCCGAGCCCTTCGGCACCGCGCCGAACAACCTCGCGCTCGACGCGATGACGCGCACCATCGAACGCTCACTGCTGGAACTGTGCGACGAGCCGGTGCCCGCGGAGGTGGTGCCGGGGCCGAAGTATCGGATGACGTGAGCGGCCCCACAGTTATCCCCAGTTTTTGTTGGCAAGACTGTGGACAACCTGCGGGTACGTGCCGTAAGTATCTGATCCGAAACCCATGTGCAGGCGGCGTGCAAACGCAGGCACGGCGTCGCCGCGGCATGACACCCAACATGACGCCACGGCCACCGACCAGGCTCAGGCCGCCGCACGCTGATCCTGGCCCGGCTGGCCTGCTTGCTCTGCCGGCGGCTCGTCTGTCCTGCCCATTCTGTCTGCCTCGCCGCGGATGGCGTCCACCACATAGGCGGCGTCGCGCGCAACGCCCGAGAACCGCCCCGAGCCCCACGTGTGCAGCCACGGCAGTCCGACGAAATAGAGCCCCGGCAGCGGCGTGACGCCACGCACGTGCGCGGGATAGCCGCGTCCGTTGAACACGGGCGCGTCGAGCCAGCTGAAGTCGGGCGTAAAGCCGATGCACCAGACAATGGCCGCGATGCCGCTCGCGGCAAGATCGAGCGTGGTGCGCTCCGCGGACGGTCGCCAGAGCGGCTCGTACGGCGAGCCGGGCGGCGCGTCGATGCCGCGCTTCTCGATGAACGCGTCGATGCTCGCGTTGATGCGGTTATAGGTATCGTCGGCACTGTCGAGACTCGCGGCGAGGTTCGCTTCGAAGTGCAATTGCCCTGCGCGCAGGTCATGCAGGCGGCCGTACAGTTCCATGCCCTCGCGCGCGAACTTGCGCAGGTCGATATCGCGGCCGCCGTCGCGGCCCGTCACGTAATGGTTGGTGTTGTCGCGCACGCCTTCGCGCAACGGATGCTGCTCCACCGGCATGTCGTAGTAGCCCATGTCGGCGAGCCAGTCCACCACGTCGCGGCCACGATAGAAGCGCGCGCACCGCGGCGCGTCGCCCACGGCGAGGAACACCTTGCGGCCCGCGAGATGCAGGTCTTCGGCAATCTGCGCGCCCGACTGGCCCGAGCCCACCACGAGCACCGCGCCTTCCGGCAGCGACTGCGGGTTGCGATATTCGGCCGAATGCAGTTGCACGACGTGCGCGGGCACGCGCTCGGCCATGCGCGGGACGATGGGCGTGTGATAGCCGCCCGAGGCCACCACCACGTGGTCCGCCGTGAAGTCGCCGCGGTCGGTCGCGACGGCATAGCGGCCCGGGGTCGGGCCCTGTCCCTGCGCGCCGGAACCCACGAGCTTCACGCGCTTCACGCCCGTCTGTTCGAGCACGGGCGCATTCACGGCGGCCACGAAGCCGTCCAGGTACGCGACGATCTCGTCCTTCTTCATGAAGCCGTGCGGGTCGGCGCCGTCGTACGGGTGCCCCGGCAGTGCGCACTGCCAGTTCGGCGTGACGAGGCAGAACGTGTCCCAGCGCTGGTCGCGCCACGTGTGGGTGACGGTGTGCTTTTCGAACACGAGATGATCGATGCCGGCCTGCTGCAGGTAGTAGCTCACCGAGAGCCCCGCCTGCCCGCCGCCCACGACGATCACGCTGTAATGGCCGGGCTCGCCGGCCGCGCCGGCGTGTTGGGTGGAAAGAGAAGTCGACATGACGGATTCCTGAATCGCTAAAGGACGGTTGAGGGTGGCGCTTGCCGCTTACCGTTACCGCGACCGTTGCGCGCTAGCGCAACTCGATCACGGTAACGGCGGCATCGGCCACACCGGCGAAGGCCGCGGCGGTCTGCTCGATTTGCGCGAGCTGGTCCATGGCCGCGGAACAGGCGAAGCCGTATTTCTCGCGCACACGTTCCGAGCCGATGTGCAACGCTCGCCGCGCGCGCTCGACGAAGTCTTCGAGCGCATAGCGCTCGCCCGGCGCGAAGAAGTCGCCCACCACGGTGGAAGGCGAGTAGCAGTCCGCCTCGCTGCCGTCGGGCCAGCGGACGAGGAAATGCATGACGGGCATGACGTGCTCCTGTGATGGTTTAACCCGAGGGCTGAAGCCGGGGCTCAAGTCGCGGCGAGCCGTCGCCCGGCAAGCCACGCTTCGTAGATCTGTACATGACGCCGGGCACTCGCCGCCCAGCTGAAGCGCTGGAGCAGTGCGGGCACGGCCTGCGCGAAGTCGATGCCGCCGCGCGCATGCAGGGCACGTCGCAATGCATCGGCAATGGACTCCGCGTCGAACGGATTCGCCCACACGCACGCGCGCTCATCGAGGTATTCGGTGAACGGCGCGATGCGCGAGACCACCACGGGGCGGCCGCTCGCGAGCGCCTCCAGCACTACGAGGCCGAAGCCCTCGCGCACGGAGACCATCGCGACCACGTCCGCGCTGCGGAACAGCGCGGGCATGGCGGCATCGTCCACGGTGCCGGTCAACACCACCGCTGCGCCCCGCCCGATGCGCAGCCCGCACGCCGCGGCGCGCGCCGCGAACTGCCGCGCGTAGGCATCGTGATCGAGCAGGCTCGCGCCGCCCGCAATCACGAGTTGCGCGGCCGGCGCCGCTTGCCGCAAGCGGGCGAACGCTTCGAGCAGCATCAGCGTGTTTTTGCGCGCCTCCACGCCGCCCACGGCGAGCACCACCGGCCCACCGTCGCGCGTGATGCCGAGGCGTTGCCGCACGGCGGGGTCTTCGTCGGCGGGCGTCGCGCCGAAGCGTTCGACGTCCACGCCATTGGGCACCGTGAGCGCGGCCACACCGTGATCGCGGCGCATACGCTGCGCCCATGCGTCGCTCACGCAGAGCACCACGTCCGCGTCGTGCCATGCGCGCCGCTGCCAGTGTTCAAGCCGCAAGTCGTCGAACACGTCGAGGTGATGCACCGTGCGCACAAAGCCCGCGATGTGCCCTTCTTCCTTCAGCTGCGCGAGCGCGTTGCCGCTGATGCTGTCTCCGGCGTGCAGGATGTCGAAATAATCCGCACCGCGTTCGAGCAGCACGTCGAGCAGTGCGCGCCTCAATGCGGCGATGCGTGTTTCGACCATCGCCACCGTGCTGGCGGGCCGCTCCGTCACGCGGGCGAGCACCACGCGGCACGGCGAGCGGCGAAACATCGTCTCGCCTTCGGCGGCGGGCGCGAACACGGTCACGTCGCAACCTCGGTCGTTGAGCGCACGCGCAAGCTCCAGCGTATGCACCACCCCGCCGCGCGGATTCACGGAGTGCGTGAAGAGCGCCACGCGCAACGCGCGTACAGGACGCGCCGCTGCCGGCACCGAGGGCGGAAACGACGCAAGCCGGTTGCTCATGACACGCGCCGCCCACGTGACGCCGGCAGAATGAACGGCGCATCGCGCAAGTCCCACAGCAAGGCGGCATCGTCACGCTGCGTCACCACGACTTCGCGCGTTGCGTCCACGGTACCGATCACGCCGCACGCAAGCGAGCGCTCGGTGAAGCGCGCGAGCACCGCATCGACGTTGGGCTCGCGCACCGAGAGCAGAAAGCCATAGCTCGGAAACGCGCTGAGCCAGCGTTCGAAGTCCACGGCCGACTGCACGAACGCAGGCCGCGGAATCACATCCAGATCGATACGCGCGCCCACGCCCGAGCATTCCAGCAACATGAGCGCCGTGCCCAGCGTGCCGGCCATGCTGATGTCCTTGGCCGCATCGCAGTGTCCCGCCTCGGCCAGTTGCGGCAGCAGTTCGAGGTCCGCGCGCAGCCGCTCGCCGGGCGCGCCCACCGACGCATTCCAGAACGGATACGGTTCCTCGTACCGGCCGCGCAAGTCGACGGCCATGACGAGACGGTCGCCGGGCTTCGCGTTGAAGCTCGAAAGCAAGGCCTTCGCGCGGCCCACGATGGAGACCGCCAGTTGCGCCGCGCCGCTGCGCACGTTGCTGTGGCCGCCCACCACGGGCACGCCGTACGCCGTGGCCGCCGCGGCGAGTCCTTCCAGCACGGGCTGCGCGGCGGCCACGCCGTCGCTCCAGAGCGCATCCACCACCGCGAGCGGACGGCCGCCCATGGCGTAGATGTCGCTCACGTTCACCATCACGCCGCTATAGCCCGCGAACCACGGCATCGCGGCCACGAAGTCGCCCACCATGCCTTCGATGGCGAACAGCAGGTAGCCGTCGCCGTCTACGATGGCCGCGCAGTCGTCGCCCAGGGCCACAGCCTGCGCGAGATCATGTGAGCCATTCGGAAAGCGCTGTGCGAGCGCACCTACCACGTCCGCGATATCGGTCTTGTGCGCGAAGCCGCGGCTCGCACGCAGCCGTTCGACGAGCGCGGCCAGGTTCAGCGCATCGAGCGGCAGCGCCTGCGCGATTTGCGTCGCGTTCATCACGCGCCCCTCGACGCCACCACGAACCCCGCCTGCGGCGCATGGCACGGCGGGTAATGCGCCAGCTGCGCCTGCATCAGCCGATGCGGACGCCCGAAGAGGGCTTCCTCGGCGAGCGACTCCCAATGCAGGCGCTCGAAGAGCGGCACGTTCTGGCTCTGCACGTGCGCGAGAAACGTGGTGCAGCCCAGCGCGTGCGCACTCGTCACCGCGAGTTGAATGAGCGTCGTGCCGATCTTGCCGTGCCGGCGAAACGCCGCGTGCACGGCAAGCCGCGAACCGAGCCACACGCCAGGCTCCGTTTCATGAATGCGCACCGTGCCCACCACCTGATCCGGCAGGCCCGCGATGCAACTGACCGCGACGAGCAGTTGCGCGTGCTCGTCCACGGCGTCGCGGTCGTCGCCGGGAAAGATGCCCTGCTCGATGCAGAACACTGCGCGCCGCAGCTTGTACGCCTCGTTCGCTTCCCACGGCAGCGTGACCCATTTCACGCGATACGCGGCAGGCGCATACGCGAGCGGCAGGGCATCTGGTTCGGTGGTCTCGCAGAGCACGGTCACACCTCGTAGGACGAAAGCGACGAGCACGCGCCGCACTTCGCGCAACCGGCCTTGATTTCCGCCGAGCGCATGCCGGCCTCGCGCAGCATCGCGCCGAGCGGCTCCAGCACGGAGCGCATGAACGCAGGCGACGGCGCCGGATGATCTTCGAGCGGCGTGCCGCTGATGGGCACGAACGGCACCACGAACGGATACACGCCG
It encodes the following:
- a CDS encoding MSMEG_0569 family flavin-dependent oxidoreductase, which encodes MSTSLSTQHAGAAGEPGHYSVIVVGGGQAGLSVSYYLQQAGIDHLVFEKHTVTHTWRDQRWDTFCLVTPNWQCALPGHPYDGADPHGFMKKDEIVAYLDGFVAAVNAPVLEQTGVKRVKLVGSGAQGQGPTPGRYAVATDRGDFTADHVVVASGGYHTPIVPRMAERVPAHVVQLHSAEYRNPQSLPEGAVLVVGSGQSGAQIAEDLHLAGRKVFLAVGDAPRCARFYRGRDVVDWLADMGYYDMPVEQHPLREGVRDNTNHYVTGRDGGRDIDLRKFAREGMELYGRLHDLRAGQLHFEANLAASLDSADDTYNRINASIDAFIEKRGIDAPPGSPYEPLWRPSAERTTLDLAASGIAAIVWCIGFTPDFSWLDAPVFNGRGYPAHVRGVTPLPGLYFVGLPWLHTWGSGRFSGVARDAAYVVDAIRGEADRMGRTDEPPAEQAGQPGQDQRAAA
- a CDS encoding MCP four helix bundle domain-containing protein, whose amino-acid sequence is MTIRHRITLLIVLMFVALSAIGGYAVYQTRRSAVDVKQVTQGVVPSALASADLVSEVKDVQIATMTLVYAPDANMVTQAQAELKAKEAALHTALDIQEKSAASHAQRGLVTQARESLANYFQAIDETAKMKAAGKNELAQAFLFANVAQYRDELEGIVETMRVEKNRQKDDAIAALNGMLATTVTAISGVTGGAVLLLTVIGLLLYRQITRPLSHMQSMMSEIASSQDFTRRVPVGRMDEIGRSIVAFNGMIEKIQQSSAQLKQKTADIQAMLQNMQQGILTVVDGAVVHAEYSAYLETIFETREIAGQPLMKLVFDDTDIGSDALSQVDAAIHACLGEDSINFEFNQHLLVNEITKRMPDGREKILDLSWSAITDESDTVVRLMLCVRDVTELRQLAAQAGEQQRRLEMIGEILSVSQEKFHHFVESATGFISENERIIRQHERPDGSAIAELFRNMHTIKGNARTYSLQHLTNIVHEAEQVYEELRRADSEHGSEHKWDQEALMQDLARVREAIESYAAINEESLGRKGPGGAGNPEHYLVVEKARIQESLRLIEETDTADLRGLLTMRESVRDTLRLLGTETFGKALSGVVESLPSLAKELGKEAPQVRIDDNGYRVRSQAVGTLRNVFMHLVRNSMDHGIEPAAERLAHGKPAAGTIAIEAGVDNHVLQITLTDDGRGLALGRIRGIAMERGWIDHDTELADEAIAEFIFRPGFSTAERVTEVSGRGVGMDAVRNFLKREHGSIELRFTDNNKGAAWRHFQTVVCLPGHLAVDSVGMQQAGHAPQSAGKADYASEDVA
- a CDS encoding MSMEG_0565 family glycosyltransferase: MSNRLASFPPSVPAAARPVRALRVALFTHSVNPRGGVVHTLELARALNDRGCDVTVFAPAAEGETMFRRSPCRVVLARVTERPASTVAMVETRIAALRRALLDVLLERGADYFDILHAGDSISGNALAQLKEEGHIAGFVRTVHHLDVFDDLRLEHWQRRAWHDADVVLCVSDAWAQRMRRDHGVAALTVPNGVDVERFGATPADEDPAVRQRLGITRDGGPVVLAVGGVEARKNTLMLLEAFARLRQAAPAAQLVIAGGASLLDHDAYARQFAARAAACGLRIGRGAAVVLTGTVDDAAMPALFRSADVVAMVSVREGFGLVVLEALASGRPVVVSRIAPFTEYLDERACVWANPFDAESIADALRRALHARGGIDFAQAVPALLQRFSWAASARRHVQIYEAWLAGRRLAAT
- a CDS encoding FdhF/YdeP family oxidoreductase; amino-acid sequence: MAESKPRARIAPYHQPAAGWGALKHVAISLVKEKVAGGKYRTLFRQNQPDGFDCPGCAWPDRQHTSTFEFCENGVKAVAAEATSKRVTPAFFAAHTVEALMKESDYELEQHGRLTDPMVYDALTDRYVPISWDGAFALIARHLNALGNPNEAAFYTSGRASNEAAFLYQLFVRLYGTNNFPDCSNMCHEATSRGLPGTVGIGKGTVTLDDFEHADTLLIFGQNPATNHPRMLGELRECARRGATIVSINPLRERGLERFASPQHPVEMLTLGSTPIASTFIQPKVGGDFALIKGVAKRVLELDDAARDAGTPRVLDLDFIAAHTSGFDAFAHDLRAESWPLIEEESGVPREQIEGLARIYANGQRVIATWGMGLTQHKRSVQTIQMLSNLMMMRGNIGREGAGLCPVRGHSNVQGNRTVGIEEKPTQAFLDRLGRVFGFEPPREHGYDVVETIEAMLAGRIKVFVGLGGNFSIATPDTPRTWDALRACDLTVQIATKLNRSHLVHGKAALILPTLGRTEVDLQNGVAQGVTVEDSMSMVHISYGMNTPASPNLMSETAIVAHMAHATLGSAKVDWLHYAADYARIRDAIEQSIAGFERYNERVAQPGGFHLRVASRERDWQTATGKANFVPHALDTDTPVHRAKRLYGERVMTLMTTRSHDQYNTTIYALDDRYRGVFGQRRVVFIHAADLAMLGFKAGDWVDLTTVWDDGIERRADGFLLVEYDIPRGCIGAYYPETNPLVPLSSVADVCNTPTSKSVPVLLHRSAAQAAAA
- a CDS encoding bestrophin family protein, with the protein product MIVRPQQHWLRMLFVWNGSVLQAIMPQLAIMLGVSVLAVATGGRILGEKMLLSTAPFTLCGVALTIFLAFRNNRSYDRYWEARTLWGNLLISARTLTSQMLAYVPTGSHEGSQQFDRDAFVRSLMAFAYALKHQLRDTDPYDDLEPLVGAARAIALKGRQYRPVAILNDLRTTLGALHKRGALDGTQLWMLDAQLNELEKIVGGCERIASTPIPFAYGVLLHRTVYAYCFLLPFGLVESVGVFTPLITVFVSYTLIALEAIAGDIAEPFGTAPNNLALDAMTRTIERSLLELCDEPVPAEVVPGPKYRMT
- a CDS encoding MSMEG_0570 family nitrogen starvation response protein yields the protein MPVMHFLVRWPDGSEADCYSPSTVVGDFFAPGERYALEDFVERARRALHIGSERVREKYGFACSAAMDQLAQIEQTAAAFAGVADAAVTVIELR
- a CDS encoding PLP-dependent aminotransferase family protein, which produces MKLYEKLTADVEAQIRGGVFRAGERIPSVRQTSQQYRVSIKTVIRAYLQLESRGLIESRPQSGYFVRAAAGGQRQALRKNEGRAGAEGLTASRPAAVSAQVDVSRLVLATLRSIGVDKAVPLGSPYPDPSRFPSAKISRYAYNIARRKVQWGVTDELPPGHPELIRQIARRYAENGVPVDAREIVVTVGATEAINLCLQAVAKPGDTVAVESPTFYAMLHAIERMGMRAIEVATHPREGIDIDALADLLAKRRIAACMVMPNFQNPLGFQMPDEKKRALVELLTRHDVPVIENDVYQELHYGDVHPTALKSYDTAGIVLHCASFAKSLTAAYRVGWAMPGRYRDQVEKLKFLNTLTTPSIAQLAIAEYLKNDGYDHHLRRLRQAYAHQAKLMRATVARFFPEGTRTSEPQGGYVLWVELPRKVDSMQLYRDALEAGITVGPGCMFSAKGGYGHFIRLNYSYAWSPEIEQAVIAVGRLVVAAAAAAR